One segment of Bombus pascuorum chromosome 6, iyBomPasc1.1, whole genome shotgun sequence DNA contains the following:
- the LOC132907952 gene encoding uncharacterized protein LOC132907952, with product MHLMKKEGGRRKKKKEKKYGYMDMQDNQEIDVYGAGEGYPSTGAGVGGQAGPTASLASDRGRVGVGHRAPIRVNASGEEMEDVAMEETREGGPPARTKANNIEAAKNRGRSGERKAERAGPVDRRRSDGRGGKPTPTPSLAPLAVPSTPLPTAAEHSGNVFQTFKIPKNVRDKVKAQDGHRSIDGSIESSRMRKESTSDGRSEDEESMASVTARGKKRKITKVTPEVSDRLRNVIQGSSPRDVDAEVRRHQAEVLKVAATSSNLKGTYVKTLKDAVEYTVAAWSHQTTTSRVPDFLEERKKREALEREVESLKRRNEELEQRINRFLKGTAETAAPSPTEAQAPRSSGRAKDDIASEIEMLKKSISSLGPSLLGTLREELREALRGTSLPRQATGGNISGDKERTTMPRTAGPKPPQQSPQSSQPSQQQAGQGQETDGEWRTMVSRKARRKVREQRRKEAGHGAPLPIAPQTNRTRSAVGPAGQPPRTTPAALGGGERRREGNGEKKAGAQPAKRTYATVAGRAGSAVVRPALRPPPTSSAVTLTLREGAPKTYEEILAEARRDKTLQKCGLEYVRTRKAATGAMVINIPDDAGMSKATQLASRLAGVLDPSTVRVSVPVPTAEIKLVGVDISLNEEELLEELSRAADCQPRDVRAWSAGTSRSGMGIFYAKCPVAGARKLAQAGRVTLGWTRAKVIALPRRPLQCFRCLEVGHMAAMCVSPVRRTHLCFRCGEEGHRARNCTAASPRCPICEAKGAPSKHRMGSAACKPPEVGPSGRRRARRTAMAKAAEATATTTSKGVTGATEQASLSGNPPVGGKDSTIGCNLGRAGRAQDLLYQSIRESRTDVAVVAEPYNIPASPQWAGDLSGWVAITWPCTSGVSGRIAERGNGFVAVEWTDLVVVGVYISPNCDIRAFEDLLDEMGECVRRLLPRQVLVLGDFNAHSTTWGNDRTTTRGRELADWAAGLGLVLVNRGSESTYVGRRGASVIDLTWATQRLHPRIRNWRVAVEMETLADHLYVLMDIEPAKRSTSGDNNNNAEGRTSSRPGLPPPRRWKLKERDGDMLRATATVAAWCWDAKRNKNRGNVDGEAQELGEWMRRACDASMPRTSAGSRRDNSSVYWWSREIADLRDDCHRARRLLARARRRGRNRNEEEILERYRAHREARMALQRAIKEAKEASWKRLLESVESDPWGRPYKTVLKKLRPAAPPITENMDRELLARVIDALFPRPEEEGGEEEEDSPRRREDTEQAPPEERGCTRSGGGGPATDQPGAHITREELEAATKKMAAKDVAPGPDGIPGRVWAETMDIMAPRLLHLYNRCLREGAYPRAWKVARLVLLRKEGRPPESPSAYRPICLLDEVGKLFERVIASRLGAHMESRVPGWHDNQFGFRRGRSTIDAIRRLREGVERVVAREGIAIAVSLDITNAFNSIPWSKIREALRFFEVPGYLRRIIGAYLRERWITYRSTEGEERRAVERGVPQGSVLGPMLWITAYDYVLRTPMPRGTGLICYADDTLVVAGGRWWYETAEAATEATRRAAGAIGELGLKVAAAKTEALGFYDGRRRGPPPDGLTIDVDGVGVRVGSQLRYLGLIIDDQWSFEPHFESLAPKVAAAANALCGILPNIGGAGRAVRRLYDGVVRARAMYGAPIWARDLAASRRSQALLRAVQRTTALRIARGYRTVSHASATVLAASPPYALQALALQKVYGATRVRDGDRDEDAPQVRKEKEEETWERWRLLLEKEARKTSHRAVDAVLPVWDRWKEARGVPLTYRLTQVLTGHGVFGEFLKKIRKEVTNICHHCGEAEDNAQHTLQHCPAWAMQRHTLTVKIGDDLSPRRIVEALLRSRSDYEAVRDFCEQIMLAKERAERLRVRAEHPARIRRERSGRNGGRPPSPPTDTETTRGR from the exons ATGCACCTGATgaagaaggaaggaggaaggaggaagaagaagaaagagaaaaaatatggaTATATGGATATGCAGGATAACCAAGAAATCgacgtttacggtgcaggggagggataccccagtaccggcgcaggaGTGGGTGGTCAAGCGGGCCCCACTGCGTCGTTAGCTAGCGACCGTGGCCGTGTGGGGGTGGGCCACCGGGCCCCCATACGCGTAAACGCGTCCggtgaagaaatggaagacgTCGCGATGGAGGAGACCCGCGAGGGTGGGCCTCCCGCAAGGACAAAAGCGAACAACATCGAAGCGGCAAAGAACCGCGGAAGAAGCGGGGAGAGAAAAGCGGAGAGGGCGGGACCCGTGGACAGGAGAAGAAGCGACGGCCGGGGAGGGAAACCGACACCGACGCCGTCGCTCGCCCCGCTCGCGGTCCCGTCAACCCCGCTTCCAACCGCAGCGGAGCACAGCGGCAACGTGTTCCAAACGTTCAAAATCCCCAAGAACGTCAGGGACAAAGTGAAAGCGCAAGATGGGCACAGGTCCATAGACGGCTCGATAGAGTCGTCTCGGATGAGAAAGGAGTCGACCTCGGATGGCAGATCGGAGGACGAGGAGTCAATGGCCTCGGTCACCGCGAGGGGcaagaagaggaaaataacgaaagtGACTCCAGAGGTGTCGGACCGATTGAGGAACGTTATCCAAGGGTCCTCACCGAGAGACGTGGACGCCGAAGTACGGCGACATCAGGCCGAGGTCCTGAAGGTGGCGGCGACGTCCTCCAACCTCAAGGGGACGTACGTCAAAACCCTCAAGGACGCGGTCGAGTACACCGTCGCGGCATGGTCCCACCAAACAACCACCTCCCGGGTGCCAGACTTcctggaagaaaggaagaagagggaggCGCTGGAAAGAGAGGTGGAAAGCCTGAAGAGGAGGAACGAGGAGTTGGAACAAAGGATAAATAGGTTCCTGAAAGGCACGGCCGAGACAGCGGCGCCGTCCCCGACGGAGGCGCAGGCTCCCCGGAGCAGCGGGAGGGCCAAGGACGACATCGCATCGGAAATAGAGATGCTAAAGAAGTCGATAAGCAGCCTCGGCCCATCCCTGTTGGGGACCCTGAGGGAAGAGCTCAGGGAAGCCCTCAGGGGAACGAGCCTGCCGAGACAAGCGACAGGAGGGAATATCAGCGGCGACAAAGAGCGGACGACGATGCCGCGGACGGCGGGCCCGAAGCCTCCCCAACAATCCCCGCAATCCTCCCAACCCTCTCAACAGCAAGCGGGACAGGGACAGGAGACGGACGGGGAATGGAGGACCATGGTCTCGCGGAAGGCGAGACGGAAGGTCAGGGAacagaggaggaaagaagcgGGCCACGGCGCCCCCCTCCCCATAGCGCCACAAACAAACAGGACGAGATCGGCGGTGGGACCAGCCGGGCAACCGCCAAGGACGACCCCGGCCGCATTAGGTGGAGGGGAAAGGAGGAGAGAAGGAAACGGAGAGAAGAAGGCAGGAGCCCAACCGGCGAAACGGACGTACGCGACGGTGGCGGGCAGGGCGGGATCGGCGGTCGTGCGGCCAGCACTCCGACCCCCCCCAACGTCATCGGCGGTAACGCTCACGCTGAGGGAAGGGGCTCCGAAGACGTACGAGGAGATCCTGGCGGAGGCGAGACGGGACAAGACCCTCCAGAAATGCGGACTGGAGTACGTCCGAACGAGAAAGGCGGCGACCGGGGCCATGGTGATCAATATCCCGGACGACGCCGGCATGAGCAAGGCCACGCAGTTGGCGTCGCGATTAGCCGGGGTATTGGACCCCTCCACCGTCAGAGTATCAGTCCCGGTACCGACGGCCGAGATCAAATTGGTGGGGGTCGATATATCCCTGAACGAGGAGGAACTGCTGGAGGAGCTGTCCAGGGCGGCGGACTGCCAGCCCCGCGACGTCAGAGCATGGAGCGCGGGAACATCTAGAAGCGGCATGGGGATATTCTACGCCAAGTGCCCCGTGGCCGGAGCCCGTAAACTGGCTCAAGCGGGGAGGGTCACACTGGGGTGGACCAGGGCAAAGGTGATCGCACTCCCCAGGAGACCGCTCCAGTGTTTCCGATGCCTGGAGGTGGGCCACATGGCGGCGATGTGCGTCTCCCCGGTGAGAAGAACCCACCTGTGTTTCCGGTGCGGAGAAGAGGGGCACAGGGCGAGGAACTGCACGGCCGCATCGCCGAGGTGCCCCATCTGCGAGGCAAAAGGAGCCCCGTCAAAACACAGGATGGGAAGCGCGGCGTGCAAACCACCGGAGGTAGGACCATCCGGAAGGAGAAGGGCGCGGAGAACGGCGATGGCCAAGGCAGCAGAGGCCACGGCGACAACCACGAGCAAGGGCGTCACCGGAGCCACGGAGCAGGCCAGCCTGTCGGGCAACCCACCAGTCGGAGGGAAGGATAGCACCATCGGA TGTAACTTGGGCAGAGCCGGAAGGGCCCAGGACCTGCTCTACCAGTCCATCCGGGAGAGCAGGACCGAcgtggcggtggtggcggaGCCGTACAACATCCCCGCATCCCCCCAATGGGCGGGAGATCTAAGCGGATGGGTCGCCATCACTTGGCCGTGTACCTCGGGAGTCTCCGGGCGAATCGCGGAAAGAGGCAACGGGTTCGTGGCGGTCGAATGGACGGACCTCGTGGTGGTGGGGGTATACATCTCTCCCAACTGCGACATCCGGGCGTTCGAGGACCTACTGGACGAGATGGGAGAGTGCGTAAGGAGGCTTCTCCCCCGACAGGTGCTCGTACTGGGGGACTTCAACGCCCACTCCACGACGTGGGGCAACGACAGAACCACCACGAGAGGCAGAGAACTGGCGGACTGGGCCGCGGGTCTCGGTCTCGTGCTGGTCAACAGAGGCTCGGAGTCCACATACGTGGGGCGGAGAGGAGCGTCGGTCATAGATCTGACGTGGGCGACGCAGAGGCTCCACCCCAGAATAAGGAACTGGCGGGTGGCCGTAGAGATGGAAACGCTAGCGGACCACCTCTACGTGCTAATGGACATCGAACCCGCCAAGAGAAGCACGAGCGgcgacaacaacaacaacgccGAGGGAAGGACATCGAGCCGCCCGGGGCTGCCCCCTCCTCGCCGATGGAAACTGAAGGAGAGGGACGGGGACATGCTTCGGGCAACGGCCACCGTAGCGGCTTGGTGCTGGGACGCGAAGAGGAACAAGAACCGAGGCAACGTGGACGGGGAGGCGCAGGAATTGGGAGAATGGATGAGGAGAGCCTGCGACGCCTCCATGCCGCGAACCAGCGCCGGGTCTAGGCGCgataacagcagcgtctactGGTGGTCGCGGGAGATCGCGGACCTGCGAGACGACTGCCACAGAGCCCGCAGGCTGCTCGCCAGGGCGAGAAGAAGAGGGCGGAACCGCAACGAAGAGGAGATCCTCGAGAGGTACAGGGCCCACAGAGAAGCCAGAATGGCCCTGCAAAGGGCCATAAAGGAAGCGAAAGAGGCGTCGTGGAAACGGCTGTTGGAATCCGTGGAATCCGATCCATGGGGAAGACCGTACAAGACGGTGCTGAAGAAACTCAGGCCGGCGGCTCCCCCGATAACCGAGAACATGGATCGGGAACTACTAGCACGGGTGATCGACGCGCTGTTCCCACGaccggaagaagaaggaggcgaagaggaggaagactcCCCGAGGCGCCGCGAGGATACGGAACAGGCCCCCCCGGAGGAGAGGGGATGCACTCGGAGCGGCGGCGGCGGACCGGCGACGGATCAACCCGGAGCGCACATAACGAGGGAGGAACTGGAAGCAGCCACCAAGAAGATGGCTGCCAAGGACGTGGCGCCGGGGCCGGACGGAATCCCCGGGCGGGTGTGGGCGGAGACCATGGACATCATGGCCCCCCGCCTGCTGCATCTGTACAACAGATGCCTGAGGGAAGGCGCATACCCCCGGGCGTGGAAGGTGGCGAGGCTGGTGCTGCTGAGGAAGGAGGGTCGACCGCCGGAGTCCCCATCGGCGTACAGGCCGATATGCCTCCTGGACGAGGTGGGCAAGCTCTTCGAGAGAGTAATCGCCTCCCGTCTGGGGGCGCACATGGAGTCCAGGGTACCAGGCTGGCACGACAACCAGTTCGGGTTCCGTCGCGGGAGGTCCACCATCGACGCGATCCGCAGATTGAGAGAGGGGGTGGAGAGAGTGGTGGCTCGAGAAGGGATCGCGATAGCGGTCTCCCTGGACATCACCAACGCCTTCAACTCGATCCCGTGGAGCAAGATCAGAGAGGCCCTGCGATTCTTCGAGGTTCCGGGGTACCTCCGGAGGATAATCGGGGCATACCTCCGGGAGAGGTGGATAACGTACAGATCCACGGagggagaggagagaagagcgGTGGAGCGCGGGGTGCCGCAGGGCTCGGTCCTGGGACCGATGCTGTGGATAACCGCCTACGACTACGTGCTCCGCACTCCGATGCCCAGAGGCACGGGACTGATCTGCTACGCGGACGACACCCTGGTCGTGGCAGGAGGGCGCTGGTGGTACGAGACGGCGGAGGCTGCCACGGAGGCCACCCGGCGAGCGGCGGGGGCCATCGGAGAACTGGGGCTGAAGGTCGCCGCGGCCAAGACGGAGGCGCTCGGGTTCTACGACGGAAGACGCAGAGGACCGCCCCCGGATGGACTGACGATCGACGTGGACGGGGTAGGGGTCCGGGTGGGGAGCCAACTGAGGTACCTCGGCCTCATCATCGACGACCAATGGTCGTTCGAGCCCCACTTCGAGAGCCTCGCCCCAAAGGTGGCGGCGGCGGCCAACGCCCTGTGCGGCATCCTGCCGAACATCGGAGGCGCCGGGAGAGCGGTGCGCAGGCTGTACGACGGGGTGGTCAGAGCCCGAGCGATGTACGGTGCGCCCATCTGGGCGAGGGATCTGGCCGCGAGCAGGCGAAGTCAGGCACTCCTGCGGGCGGTTCAACGCACCACCGCTCTGAGGATAGCGAGAGGGTACAGGACGGTGTCGCACGCGTCCGCGACCGTCCTGGCGGCATCCCCTCCATACGCGTTGCAAGCCCTGGCCCTTCAAAAGGTGTACGGAGCCACGAGGGTCAGGGACGGGGATCGAGACGAAGACGCTCCGCAGGTgaggaaggagaaagaagaggagacATGGGAGAGGTGGCGGCTCCTACTGGAGAAGGAGGCGAGGAAGACGTCCCACCGCGCGGTAGACGCGGTCCTGCCCGTCTGGGACAGGTGGAAGGAAGCGCGGGGCGTTCCGCTGACCTACAGGCTGACCCAGGTGCTCACCGGGCACGGAGTGTTCGGGGAGTTCCTGAAGAAGATTCGGAAGGAGGTGACCAACATCTGTCACCACTGCGGGGAGGCGGAGGACAACGCCCAGCACACTCTGCAGCACTGCCCCGCGTGGGCCATGCAGAGACACACCCTGACGGTGAAGATCGGGGACGACCTGTCCCCGAGGAGGATCGTGGAGGCGCTGCTACGTAGCCGGTCGGACTACGAGGCAGTGAGGGACTTTTGCGAGCAAATCATGCTCGCGAAGGAGCGGGCGGAGCGGCTCAGGGTCCGAGCCGAGCACCCGGCAAGGATACGACGCGAGAGAAGTGGGCGCAACGGGGGGAGGCCGCCATCTCCCCCAACGGATACGGAAACAACAAGAGGAAGATGA